The genome window tCAAGCTAAACACGCGCCGCCTTACATGTACTCGATGGTGCCGCAGAAGGTGTGGGTGACCGCCCCGTCGTGGATGGACTCCTTGCAGAGCCCGAAGTCCGTTAGCTTGATGTggcctggaggagatggaggaggagtcCCCACCACCCTCGGGGACCTCCCCCGcgtcccccccaaaacccctccaagCTCACCTTGGCTGTTGAGCATGATGTTCTCCGGCTTGAGGTCGCGGTAGATGATGCCGTGGGAATGCAGGTGGCCCAGCGCCAGCGTGATCTCGCTCAGGTagaagctggggggggggaggctgggagtggttttggggtcccagcatccccccaccccccccaaacacctccccaCGGTCCCCACCCCAGCTCTACCAGGCGGTGTCCTCCAGGAAGATGCCTTCTCGCTCCAGCTGCATGAAGAGCTCTCCACCTGCAAGAAAAGACGGCAGCAAGTGGGACCTGGAGAAGtcctggctgctccatccctggaggggttgaagaccaggttggatggggcttggagcccctgctccagccGGGAGGTGGGAACTGGATGACGCTGAAGGTCACTTCCCACCCAAATCATGATTTTATGCCTAGATACGAGGAAGAACTCTCCACGATgaaggtgaggaggccctggctgCTCcgagaagcggtggctgccccatccctggaggtcttggagaccaggttggatgggacttggagcaacctgctccagcaggaggcgttggaaccggatgggcttcgaggtccctttcaacccaacccatcccatgattctatgacccccTCAAGCCCCCCTAGACCCGCCCCCACCCCGTACCGCTGAGGCACTCCAGGATGAGGTAGAGCTTGCCGCCCGTCTGGAAGGCGTAGATGAGGTCAACGATGAAGGGGTGCTTGACGGCCTCCAGGATGTTCCTCTCGGCGCGGGTGTGGGCCGTGTCCTTGGCGTTGCAGGCGATCTTGGccttggggtggggtgggggaagaggTGAGTGGGGGGCTCCCCAGCTTTGTGGGGGGGCCGGGACGGCGCTACCTTCTTCAAGACCTTCATGGCGAAGATCTTCCCCGTGTTGGTGCCCTGCACTTTGCGGACCTGGAAGACCTGGAAGGACACGAGAAGGTGGTTGGGGACACTGTGGGATGTgtccccaccccaaaaaaaaagcttctgtgCCCCCCAACCTTGCCGTAGCCGCCCTTGCCCAGGACACGGAGGAGCTCGAAGCAGTGGGGCCCGATGTTCTCGGGGCCGTTGTCGACGCTGCTCTCCGAGATCTCAATCTCCTCGTAGTGTCCCACCGGCCTGTCGGGGACACGGAGGGGGGTGATGGGCATGGGCACCCCCCCCTCCTCTGCCTGGCCCCCAACCGGCTCCCCACTTACTCCAGGCCGTTCCCCCGGGGCtccagctccatctcctgccGGATGGAACCCGCCGTCAGCACAGGACGGGGGAcaaggtgggatggggacacgggtggggacacagggacctcGGGGAAGGGCTGGGACACGAAGTGCGGGGTGTGGGGGTGTTGGGGACACCCAGGGTGGGGACCCAGGGTGGGCTGGGGACATCCAGGGTGGGTAGGGGACACACTCTGGGGGGACCTAGGGGTGGTTGGGGACACCCAGAGGGGGCAGGGGACACCCAGGGTGGGCAGGGGACACagaaaggggacccagggggacCTGGGGACACCCAGGAGGGCAGGGGACACCCAGGGTGGCGACCCAGGGTGGGCTGGGGACAACCAGGGTGGGTAGGGGACACCCAGAGGGGGACCCAGGGGAGGTTGGGGACACCCAGAGGGGGCAGGGGACACCCAGAGGGGGGACCCAGGGGAGGTTGGGGACACCCAGAGGGGGCAGGGGACACCCAGGGTGGGGCAGGGGACACCCAGAGGGGGACCCAGGGTGGGCTGGGGACATCCAAGGTGGGTAGGGGACACACTCTGGGGGGACCCAGAGGTGGTTGGGGACACACGGAGGGGGCAGGGGACACCCAGGGTGGTGACTCAGAGTGGGCTGGGGACACTCAGAGGGGGACCCAGGGGTGGTTGGGGACACCCAGAGGGGCCAGGGGACACCCAGGGTGGGCTGGGGACATCCAGGGTGGTGACCCAGGGTGGGCTGGGGACACCCAGGGTGGGTAGGGGACACACTCTGGGGGGACTCAGGGGTGGTTGGGGACACCCAGAGGGGGCAGGGGACACCCAGGACGGGCAGGGGACAcccaggatggggacacagagggggcagggggcacccaggatggggacacagagggggcAGGGGGCACCCAGAGGGGGCAGGGGACACCCAGGGTGGGGCAGGGGACACCCAGAGGGGGACCCAGAGGAGGTTGGGGACACCCAGGGTGGGCAGGGGACACACTCTGGGGGACCCAGGGGTGGTTGGGGACACCCAGAGGGGGCAGGGGACACCCAGGGCGGGCAGGGGACACCCAAAGGGGGACCCAGGGGAGGTTGGGGACACCCAGAGGGGGCAGGGGACACACAGAGGGGGCAGGGGACACACAGAGGGGGACCCAGGAGAGGTTGGGGACACCCAGAGGGGGACCCAGGGGAGGTTGGGGACACCCAGAGGGGGCAGGGGACACCCAGAAGGGGACCCAGGGGAGGTTGGGGACACCCAGAGGGGGCATGGGACACCCAGAAGGGGACCCAGGGGAGGTTGGGGACACCCAGAGGGGGCAGGGGACACCCAGGGCGGGGCAGGGCACACCCAGGGTGGGGCCCCAGGGTGGAATGATGACACCCAGGGCGGGCAGGGGACACCCAGGGTGGCAACCTGGGGTGGGCAGGGGACACAGCAAGGGGACacacggggtgggggggtcaggggacacCCCGGGGTTggtgggggggggcgggcaGGGGACAGGTACAGGACACAGAGTGggtgggggacacagggaggggacccagggcagggagggacaCCGGACCCAGGGCAcgagggggcttggggacacgcGACCAGCCTCCCCcggtgcccccagcccctcccggTGTCCCCGCTCACGGCTCCCAGCTCGGGCTCGTCCCCATCGCTGCCCTCCTCGGTCTCCAGGTCGATGTCGAACACCCCCGCCATGGCGGCACCGCCCCGGGACCCCGccagccacgccccctcccgctggccacgccccctcccgccgcggggcacgccgggagttgtagtcctTCCGCCGCGGGGCGCGCCCGCCCCGAGCGCTGCAGTGCAGGGGTTCCCCCGCCGCGCGGCatgccgggagttgtagtcctTTCGCCGCGGGGCACGCCGGGAGAAATAGGTGCAGTACTGTATGTGGGGGGTGTCCGCCGCGCGGCACGCCGGGAGTTGTAGTTTTTTTCCCGCCGCGGGGCATGCCGGGAGCTGTAGTCCCGCGAGCGGCgcaggtgctggggagggggacacgcGGGGACAACGACAGAGCCAGGGTGGCCTCCCACAGCCTTTAATGGGGACCTATAGGGGCTGAGCATCGCTCTATAGGGACTGAGCATCGCTGAGGGGCTCTGTAGGGGCTGAGCATCGCTCTATAGGGGCTGAGCATGgctgtggggctctataggggctgaGCATCGCTGAAGGGCTCTGTAGGGGCTGAGCATCGCTCTATAGGGGCTGTGCATCgctgtggggctctataggggctgtGCATGgctgtggggctctataggggctgaGCATGGCTGTGGGGCTCTATAGTGGCTGAGCATCgctgtggggctctataggggctgaGCATGgctgtggggctctataggggctgaGCATGgctgtggggctctataggggctgtGCATCActgtggggctctataggggctgaGCATGGCTGTGGGGCTCTATAGTGGCTGAGCATCgctgtggggctctataggggctgaGCATGGCTGTGGGGCTCTATAGTGGCTGAGCATCGCTGTGGGGCTCTATAGTGGCTGAGCATGgctgtggggctctataggggctgaGCATCgctgtggggctctataggggctgaGCATGGCTGTGGGGCTCTATAGTGGCTGAGCATCgctgtggggctctataggggctgaGCATGgctgtggggctctataggggctgaGCATGgctgtggggctctataggggctgtGCATCActgtggggctctataggggctgaGCATGGCTGTGGGGCTCTATAGTGGCTGAGCATCgctgtggggctctataggggctgaGCATGGCTGTGGGGCTCTATAGTGGCTGAGCATCGCTGTGGGGCTCTATAGTGGCTGAGCATCgctgtggggctctataggggctgaGCATCgctgtggggctctataggggctgaGCATGgctgtggggctctataggggctgaGCATGgctgtggggctctataggggctgaGCATCgctgtggggctctataggggctgaGCATGgctgtggggctctataggggctgaGCATCGCTCTATAGGGGCTGAGCATGgctgtggggctctataggggctgaGCATCgctgtggggctctataggggctgaGTATCGCTCTATAGGGGCTGAGCATGGCTGTGTGGCTCTATAGGGGCTGTGCATCCCTGTGGGGCTCTGTAGGGGCTGAGCATCActgtggggctctataggggctgaGCATGGCTGTGTGGCTCTATAGGGGCTGTGCatccctgtggggctctataggggctgaGCATCActgtggggctctataggggctgaGCATGgctgtggggctctataggggctgaGCATCACTCTATAGGGGCTGAGCATCACTCTATAGGGGCTGAGCATCTCCGTGGGGCTCTATCGCTTATTGTAGGGTCTCTGGTTTGTTATCGTAGGGTCTCCCTGTGCCCTTTGTTGTTCTGGGGCctctattttttattctggGGTCTCTGATTTGTTTTCGTAGGgtctctcctctctgctttgtTATCGCAGGGTCTCCTCACACTGTTTGTTGTTGTAGGACCTCTGGCTCGTTATTGCAGGGTCTCCCTGTGCACTTAATTATTGTAGGGCCCCTAGTTTGTTATTTTAGGGTCTCCCTGGGCCACTTCATCCTCGTTGGGTCTCTGGTTTGTTGTTGTAGGATCTACTCACACTATTTGTTGTCATTAGGACATCTGGTTTGTTGTCGTAGGGTCTCCCCATGCTGGTTGTTATTTTGGGGTCtgggtgtcccccccctccaccccagTTTGCCAAGGGGACCCTGAGTGCCCTggagggggggcggggggacaGGAGATGGGGTGACAGGGTGGTGGGACAGGGGATGGGGTCATGGGATGGTGGGACAAGGGATGGGGTGATAGGATGGTGGGACAGGGGATGGGGTCATAGGGTTGTGggacaagggatgggatgatggGGTGGTGGGACAGGGGATGGAGTGATGGGATGGTGGGACAAGGGGTGGGGTGACAGGGTGGTGGGACAGGGGATGGGGTCATAGGATGGTGGGACAAGGGGTGGGGTGACAGGGTGGTGGGACAGGGGTGGGGTCATAGGGTGGTGGGACAAGGGGTGGGGTGATGGGGTGGTGGGACAAAGGTTGGAATTATAGGGTGGTGAGACAGGGGATGGGGTCATAGGATGGTGGGACAAGGGATGGGGTGACAGGGTGGTGGGACAGGGGATGGAGTTATAGGGTAGTGGGACAGGGGATGGGGTGATAGGGTTGTGGGACAAGGGATGGGCTGGTAGGATGGTGGGACAGGGGATGGGGTCACAGGATAGTGGGATGGGGTCATAGGATGGTGGGACGGGAGATGGAGTTATAGGGTGGTGGGACAGGTGATGGGGTGACAGGGTGGTGGGACAGGGGATGGGGTCATAGCGTGGTGGGACAGGGGTGGAGTTATAGGATGGTGGGACGAGGGATGGGGTCATAGGATGGTGGGACAAGGGATAGAGTCATGGGGTGGTGGAACAAGGGATGGGGTGATGGGGTGGTGGGACAAGGGATGGAGTGATGGGGTGGTGGGACAGAGGATGGGGTGATGGGACAAGGGTTGGGGTGCcagggtggtgggatggggtgcCGAGGCGGTGCCGGCGGGGCTCGGGGAGCATGTTCCATGGCGTTGGGTGGTTGGCCGCGCTCCCCTGGCCCCGCTGCTCTCCCGGCGCTATTTGAAGTGCGAGAGGAAATGCTCGACGGGGTATCGGGGCGAGTCGATGCCCAGCGCCTGGCAGAGCCCCAGCAGGCGCAGACGCGCCTCCTCCCGCGTGGCCCCTCCGCACGCCACGCTCAGCCACGGCTCCTCGTACTCGCCGTCGCCCGCCGTCTCCTCGAAGAGGCGGTTGAGGCGCACGAGCCCGCGGCTCTGCAGCTCCCGCAGGGTCGCCAtggccccgccggccccgagCGTCGCCCCGTGCTCCGAGCCCAGGCACATCACGCCGGCCAGGTGGGTGCGCGGCGTCGGGCGCGCCGGCAGCACCGGCGCCACCCCCAGCGCCACCAGCACGGCCGCCAGCAGCAGGTCGGCGCCGTAGACCTCTTGGATCCAGTCGCGCAGGTAGAAGCCGCCCATGCGCGGGTTGATCTCCAGCAACCGGGGGCCGCCGGGGCCCAGCTTGAGCTCCACGTTGAAGACGCCGTCGCGCAGCCCGCACGccaggcagctctgcagggcgGCGCGCACCAGCTGCGCCTGCCGGTCGGCGGGGAGGCACGAGGGCAGGCAAGCCGCCGTCTCCAGGAAGGCGGGGAGGCGCGTGGGGCCGTTGTCCGAGACCCAGGCGCCCACCAGCCGCCCCTCGAACACCACCAGGTCGACGTCGTGCTCGGTGCCCGGCACGTACTCCATCAGCAGCATGGCGTTGCCCCAGCCCAAGCCGATGCCGGGGTGGTCGGCGTCGTCCCGCAGGTCCCGCCAGAGGCGAGCGGCGTGCCGGTGGCACTGCTCGGCGTCGGCCACCAGCCGCACGCCCACGCCGCCCGCGCCGAACTCCAGCTTGGCCACGGCTGGGAAGGGCACGGCGGCGGCCGCCCGCTCCACGTCGCCGTGGCTCTGCAGCCGCCGGCACGGCACGGCGaaggcggcgggcggcgggcggccgCGCCGGCACCGCTGCAGGTGCTGGTGGGTCCGGCTCTTCTGCTTGGCCACGCGGACGGCGGCCGGGGGACAGCCGCGCAGCCCCAGGCGCTGGCACAGCAGGGCCGCCAGCACCACGCAGTCGTCCCAGTAGGAGAGGCAGGCGTCGGGGCGCAGCCCCCGGGCGCGCAGCAGCTCGCACACCCGCGCCGCGTGCTCCTCGTCGCGCCGGTGCTCCCGGCTGTCGTACGGCACGAAGGTTTGCACCAGCTCGGCGGCGAAGTGCGACGGGTCCGACTCCACCAGGTGGATCTGCGGCCGCAAAGAGGGCGTCACCGCGGCGGAGGAGGGCGCGAGGCCACCTCGCCGGATGGGTGGGGGCACCGCGCGGGGCGGTTGGGCCCCCGGCGTTCACTCTGAAGCCTACTGAGGGCAGCCCGGCTCACCCGCAGCCCGTAGTCGCGGGCGGCCTCCCAGACGAAGCCCTTGCTGATGCCACCGGCGCCGATGAGCAGGATGTCCTTGCCCTCGACCAGGTGCCGCTGCGCCTGGTGCAGCAGCGCCTCGGCCAGCGAGACGGGAAGGTCTCCGGGCGGCTGCCCCACGGCGCGCCCCATGGCTTCGGCCAGCAGGCACGTCTCCAGGCAGCGCTGCCCGTTGGCGGAGACGGCCACCGGCTCCAGGGTGTCGTCCACGCACGCCAACAAGAAATCCACGCCTGGGGACGGGGACGGTGACGCTGCGGGGCCAGCGCCACGGGGCGCACCCGTGGGGTTCATCGCCATCGCCGCCGCCCCCCGAGGCTCACCCAGGAGGTCGGTGCGGGCGCGGGCGCCGCCGCGGTGCCCGGCGCTCAGCTCGGCCTCGGCGGCCCAGAGCGCGACGGCGGCGGCCTCGGCGGCCACCTGGAGCCGCGTGGCCAGGGCCTGGCGCTGGCCGGGGGCCACCACGCCCCAGAGCTGCAGGCTGGAGTCCAGGCCCTGCGGCAGCGACGCCCCGTGCGCCACCGGGCACTCGGCGCGCCCCACGGCACACGCCACCTGCGGGGACAACGGCTGTCACCAGGGCGTGGGGACGTGGGATTCCACCCCAAGGCTTTGGGATGTTGGATGGCACCAGGGCATGGGGACACCGGCTGCCACCCCATAGCTGGGGGACACCGGCTGTCACCACGGCATGGGGACACCGGCTGTCACCAGGGCATGGGGACATTGGATGCTACCAGGGCATGAGGACACCGGCTGCCACCCTATAGCTGGGGGACACCGGCTGTCACCAGGGCATGGGGATACCAGCTGCCACCCTATAGCTTGGGGACACTGGCTGTCACCAGcgcatggggacatgggattCCACCCTAGGGCTTTGGGATGTTGGATGCTACCAGGGCATGGGGACACCAGCTGCCACCCCATAGCTGGGGGACACTGCCTGTCACCAGGGCATGGGGACACCGGCTGTCACCAGGGCATGGGGACGTGGGATTCCACCCCAGGGCTTTGGGATATTGGATGCTACCACGGCATGGGGACACCAGCTGCCACCCCATAGGTGGGGGACACCGGCTGTCACCAGGGCGTGGGGACACCAGCTGCCACCCCATAGCTGGGGGACACTGGCTGTCACCAGCCCATGGGGACATTGGATGCTACCAGGgcatggggacaccagcagcCACCCTATAGCTTGGGGCCACCGGCTGTCATCCCATAGTTTGGGGACACCAGCTGCCACCAGGGCATGGAGACATTGGATGCCACCAGGGCATTGGGGACACCAGCTGTCATCCCATCTTTTGGGAACGTTGGCTGCCACCAGGGCACAGGGACATCGGATGCCACCAGGGCATGGGGACACCAGCTGCTACCTCATAGCTTGGGGAGACCGGCTGTCAGCAGGGCATGGGGACATAGACGGCCACTTGGGGACACAAGGCCAGCAGagcatggggacatggagagctACCATGGCTTGGGGACACACAGGGCCACCAGGGCATggagagatggatggatggcAACCATGGCTTGGAGAGATGGGTGGTCACCATGGTTTGGGGAGATGGGTGGTCACCATGGTTTGAGGAGATGGATGGTCACCATGGTTTGGAGAGATGGATGGTCACCATGGTTTGAGGAGATGGATGGTCACCATGGCTTGGGGAGATGGGTGGTCACCATGGTTTGGGGAGATGGGTGGTCACCATGGTGTGGGGAGATGGATGGTCACTGTGGCTTGGGGACAGGGGTGCCCTGGTGGGGTGGTGTGTCCGtacctggcagagctggggccGGTTCCCCCAGGACCTGCAGACGAGGGTGCAGATGCGCAGGGCCATGGGCAGCCGCGGGGCTGGGCTGCCTGGGGGGCGAGGACAGGGCAGGCACGGCCGTCgcctggggacaggggaccCTGCCCGACCCCCCCGCGGCCACCCGGGACCAACCCAGGGGAGCCCAAGGTGGTCACCCCACCACCCTGCCCCGCTTCAGGGGACCACGGTGATCTTCTCCCCCACCCTAAGGGACCATGAGGGACCAGGGTGACCTTCTCCCCCACCCTAAGGGACCATGAGGGACCAGGGTGACCTTCTCCCCCACCCTAAGGGACCATGAGGGACCAGAGTGACCTTCTCCCCCACCCTAAGGGACCATGAGGGACCAGGGTGACCTTCTCCCCCACCCTAAGGGACCATGAGGGACCAGAGTGACCTTCTCCCCCACCCTAAGGGACCATGAGGGACCAGGGTGGCCTTCTCCCCCACCCTAAGGGACCATGAGGGACCAGAGTGACCTTCTCCCCCACCCTAAGGGACCATGAGGGACCAGGGTGACCTTCTCCCCCACCCCAGGAGGCCCTGGGAATCCAAGGTGGCCACCTTCAGCCTAGGAGTTTGGTAGCCCCCGTGGCCACCAACCCAGCCGAGGGGTGGCGGGGGCTTACGTGGGGGCAGCGCGGGCAGGCGGGCGGTGGGCACCAGGGCCTCCAGCAGGACACTGTCCTCCTCGCGCAGCCCCTGCAGCCGGGCCACCAGCGCCTGGGCCACCGCCGCCACCTCCGCCTTCCCGTGGGTGCTGCGGGCGCCCGTCCCGCGCCACCGCCACCCCGCCGGCCGCACCACCACCTGCGGGCACCGACGGGCCACCAGGTGCCATGGGGTCACCTCAGCACCTACCCGTGTCACCCACACCACGACCATCCCACCACCCACACCGTGGTCATCCCAGCACCTACCCTACTTCTACACCCCACCCCATGACCGTGGTTGCCCCCACATGCTTCATGGTTGCCCCCATGACATCCCATGCCCATGGCTTTGACCTCTACCCCCCATCTCATGCCTCATGGTTGCCCCAACGTGCCCCGTGGTTGCCCCCATGACATCCCACACCCATGACCTTGACCTCTACCCCCCATCCCATGCCTCATGGTTGCCCCAACGTGCCCCGTGGTTGCCCCCATGACATCCCACACCCATGACCTTGACCTCTACCCCCCATCCCATGCCTCATGGTTGCCCCAACGTGCCCCGTGGTTGCCCCCATGACATCCCACACCCATGACCTTGACCTCTACACCCCATCCCATGCCCCATGGTTGCCCCAATGTGCCCCATGGGTGCCCCATGACATCCCATGCCCATGACCTTgacctcaacacctcatccatgCCCCATGGTTGCCCCCATGACATCCCATGCCCATGACTTTGACCTCTACACCCCATCCCATGTCCCATGGTTGCCCCCACATGCTTCATGGTTGCCCCCATGACATCCCATGCCCATGACCTTGTCCTCTACACCCCATCCCATGCCCCATGGTTGCCCCAACGTGCTTCGTGGTTGCCCCCAAGACATCCCATGCCCACGACACTGA of Phaenicophaeus curvirostris isolate KB17595 chromosome 5, BPBGC_Pcur_1.0, whole genome shotgun sequence contains these proteins:
- the CARNS1 gene encoding carnosine synthase 1 encodes the protein MLSVTPAGAEQPPSPKEQDWAGPEALCPGWLEDEGPDGPEDSGDAGDATHAYEGLQAALRHHGLPPTRDRSAQPHTGFGPLDMTVCILGSPSTFLPVLLEGGTRCPGAMVLCLSPSWVTRVPSATSPGAWSLLVSRGVSFETGGHSTLDAFDPPRRANYVTGTLVAGDPEGGWVGEVARDLDCPTGCSAPLAHRLEDTPLARWVLAARAGLPVPPTLAFVLGAAGHLPAQLVAPGVKLVRLEDPQGHEKLVQEEVGAFLGGSAMEPYSQVVVRPAGWRWRGTGARSTHGKAEVAAVAQALVARLQGLREEDSVLLEALVPTARLPALPPRSPAPRLPMALRICTLVCRSWGNRPQLCQVACAVGRAECPVAHGASLPQGLDSSLQLWGVVAPGQRQALATRLQVAAEAAAVALWAAEAELSAGHRGGARARTDLLGVDFLLACVDDTLEPVAVSANGQRCLETCLLAEAMGRAVGQPPGDLPVSLAEALLHQAQRHLVEGKDILLIGAGGISKGFVWEAARDYGLRIHLVESDPSHFAAELVQTFVPYDSREHRRDEEHAARVCELLRARGLRPDACLSYWDDCVVLAALLCQRLGLRGCPPAAVRVAKQKSRTHQHLQRCRRGRPPPAAFAVPCRRLQSHGDVERAAAAVPFPAVAKLEFGAGGVGVRLVADAEQCHRHAARLWRDLRDDADHPGIGLGWGNAMLLMEYVPGTEHDVDLVVFEGRLVGAWVSDNGPTRLPAFLETAACLPSCLPADRQAQLVRAALQSCLACGLRDGVFNVELKLGPGGPRLLEINPRMGGFYLRDWIQEVYGADLLLAAVLVALGVAPVLPARPTPRTHLAGVMCLGSEHGATLGAGGAMATLRELQSRGLVRLNRLFEETAGDGEYEEPWLSVACGGATREEARLRLLGLCQALGIDSPRYPVEHFLSHFK